A genomic window from Oceanobacillus timonensis includes:
- a CDS encoding DUF4870 domain-containing protein has product MEGNKLLSSLCYFSIFFAPFLFPILVWIFGNEETKAHAKKALWTHLIPIIAIIIAGSIIVLIRVGQIGQGNPDGMLLITTMIAIAVCFIIDIYYFIWNIVKGIKVLS; this is encoded by the coding sequence ATGGAAGGAAATAAATTATTATCATCATTATGTTACTTTAGTATCTTTTTTGCACCATTCTTATTTCCAATTTTGGTTTGGATTTTTGGGAATGAGGAAACGAAAGCTCATGCGAAAAAGGCTTTATGGACACACCTTATTCCGATTATCGCAATCATCATTGCTGGATCGATTATCGTGTTAATTCGTGTTGGACAAATTGGGCAAGGCAATCCGGATGGAATGTTGCTAATCACCACAATGATAGCGATAGCTGTTTGCTTTATCATCGATATTTATTATTTCATTTGGAATATCGTTAAAGGGATTAAAGTATTAAGCTAA
- a CDS encoding LysR family transcriptional regulator: MEIRLLRYFIAVANQQSISGAAKHLHLSQPTLSRQLSELEAELDTPLFIRGNRKITLTAEGMFLLTKAKEIVELVDKTEANFNQPTEFISGEIYIGGGETKAMQFIAKALKHLTHHYPAIQFHLYSGNADDIMEKLDNGLLDFGVVIEPTDKQKYDYLHLPATDVWGVLMRKDSPLADKQSIQPSDLIDKPLLISRQTTVDNELTGWFGQDVKNLSITGTYNLLYNAALMVEEGLGYALCLDKLINTSGDSNLCFKPLNPDLHAGLNIIWKKHQVFSNAARKFLEQIRNNMEKYTHNE; the protein is encoded by the coding sequence ATGGAAATCCGATTATTACGGTATTTTATTGCCGTAGCAAATCAGCAAAGTATTTCTGGGGCAGCAAAACATTTACATCTTTCCCAACCCACCTTATCTAGACAACTAAGTGAGCTGGAAGCGGAATTAGACACTCCTTTATTCATCAGAGGGAACCGCAAAATTACCTTAACCGCAGAAGGTATGTTTTTATTAACAAAAGCAAAAGAAATTGTAGAATTGGTTGATAAGACCGAAGCGAATTTTAACCAACCAACAGAATTTATTAGTGGAGAAATATACATTGGTGGGGGCGAAACAAAAGCCATGCAGTTTATTGCAAAAGCATTAAAACACCTCACCCATCATTATCCAGCTATTCAATTTCATTTATACAGTGGAAATGCGGACGATATTATGGAAAAATTAGATAACGGGTTATTAGATTTTGGGGTTGTTATCGAACCAACAGATAAACAAAAATATGATTACCTGCATCTGCCGGCTACCGACGTATGGGGTGTATTAATGCGTAAAGATAGTCCATTGGCGGATAAACAATCGATCCAACCTTCTGATTTAATAGATAAGCCTTTATTAATTTCGCGGCAAACGACAGTGGACAATGAACTAACTGGCTGGTTTGGGCAAGACGTAAAAAATCTTTCTATCACCGGAACATATAACTTGCTTTATAATGCCGCGCTTATGGTTGAAGAGGGACTTGGATATGCTTTATGTTTAGATAAGCTGATTAACACATCCGGAGACAGTAATCTTTGCTTTAAGCCTTTGAATCCTGATTTACATGCGGGTTTAAATATCATTTGGAAAAAACACCAAGTTTTCTCCAATGCAGCAAGAAAATTTTTAGAGCAAATTCGAAATAATATGGAAAAGTATACACATAATGAATGA
- a CDS encoding SDR family NAD(P)-dependent oxidoreductase, with protein MGKLQNKVAIITGGVSGIGAETARLFVSEGAKVVLVDLNEEKGKALEKELKALPSEAFFIKADITSEGEVTNIFKQTVETFGKVDVVFNNAGIGTIQSSHELDYADWRKTVNVDLDGVFLVARESIREMLKTGGGAIVNTASMYGWVGSPGSAAYNAAKGGVINLTRSLALEYAEQNIRINALCPGYIDTPIIPEESKQILAEATPLKRLGTSEEMAKAVLFLASDDSSFMTGNSLTVDGGYTAQ; from the coding sequence ATGGGGAAATTACAAAATAAGGTCGCTATCATTACTGGCGGCGTATCTGGTATTGGAGCGGAAACAGCACGTTTATTTGTTTCAGAAGGAGCAAAAGTGGTGCTTGTTGATTTAAATGAAGAAAAAGGGAAAGCACTTGAAAAAGAGTTGAAAGCGCTTCCTTCCGAAGCTTTCTTTATTAAAGCAGATATTACAAGCGAAGGAGAAGTTACGAATATTTTTAAACAAACTGTGGAAACCTTTGGCAAGGTAGATGTTGTTTTTAACAACGCTGGAATTGGGACGATTCAATCTTCGCATGAATTAGATTACGCGGATTGGCGTAAAACCGTCAATGTCGACCTGGATGGTGTCTTCTTAGTGGCTCGTGAATCCATTCGTGAAATGCTAAAAACAGGTGGGGGCGCCATTGTCAATACAGCATCTATGTATGGCTGGGTCGGGTCACCGGGTTCGGCAGCATATAACGCAGCAAAAGGTGGTGTAATCAATTTAACTCGTTCCCTTGCATTGGAATATGCAGAACAAAACATTCGTATCAATGCATTATGTCCAGGTTACATTGATACACCGATTATCCCGGAAGAAAGCAAACAAATTCTAGCAGAAGCAACCCCGTTAAAACGTCTTGGTACATCAGAAGAAATGGCAAAGGCTGTTTTATTCTTAGCTTCGGATGATTCTTCCTTCATGACCGGTAATAGTTTGACCGTTGATGGCGGGTATACGGCGCAATAA
- a CDS encoding SDR family NAD(P)-dependent oxidoreductase — MTFPVLEGKVAIVTGSAMGMGLATAKLFAEAKAKVVVADFNEEKGQEAVAEIEANGGTAHFIKVDISKSDQVQAMVAETVEKYGRLDVAVNNAALTPDNAPAAAFDEAYWDKLISIDLTGTALCMKYELQQLIKQGDGGSIVNISSVSGYRPQPNNIAYVAAKHGVVGMTKVAALENGDKNIRVNTVAPGAIDTPMLRGALEETGQTEEEFAPQLSLLGRFGQAREIAEASLWLASDQASYITGTVIHADAGYTSR, encoded by the coding sequence ATGACATTTCCAGTTTTAGAAGGGAAAGTAGCAATCGTAACCGGTTCTGCAATGGGGATGGGACTTGCTACAGCCAAACTCTTTGCAGAAGCAAAGGCGAAAGTCGTTGTTGCCGATTTCAACGAAGAAAAAGGGCAAGAGGCAGTTGCTGAGATTGAAGCGAATGGCGGTACTGCTCACTTTATAAAAGTAGATATTTCGAAATCCGATCAGGTGCAGGCGATGGTTGCAGAAACGGTTGAAAAATATGGACGTCTGGATGTAGCGGTTAATAATGCTGCCTTAACACCTGATAATGCGCCGGCAGCTGCGTTTGATGAAGCTTATTGGGACAAATTGATTTCGATTGACTTGACTGGAACAGCGTTATGTATGAAATATGAATTACAGCAATTGATTAAACAAGGAGATGGCGGAAGTATTGTCAATATCTCTTCGGTCAGCGGCTATCGTCCACAACCAAATAATATCGCTTATGTTGCTGCAAAACACGGGGTAGTTGGTATGACAAAAGTAGCGGCTCTGGAAAATGGAGACAAAAATATTCGTGTCAATACCGTTGCTCCGGGAGCGATTGATACGCCGATGCTAAGAGGAGCATTAGAGGAAACCGGACAAACAGAAGAAGAATTTGCTCCGCAGCTTAGTCTTTTAGGTCGATTCGGCCAAGCTAGAGAAATTGCTGAAGCAAGCCTCTGGTTAGCATCTGATCAAGCTTCCTACATTACAGGGACAGTGATTCATGCGGATGCTGGATATACCAGTCGTTAA
- a CDS encoding TetR/AcrR family transcriptional regulator produces the protein MNNNQQILSARKNRTKKHFMLSFIKLIKEKGYHSVTVKDIVDAAAYNRSTFYIHYQDKEKLADDLLTSMLDGLEASVGKAYKPGRKVYTTYLNASHFNIISYIYRHRDFFELINIDDTLPGLHLGFPQTIQRIYKNHFIFETINDLPVNMDYFTNYTAFGFCGLLKNWVHSDFKVSQEEFIQEVVQLSKTHIYSIRYIGKE, from the coding sequence ATGAACAATAACCAACAGATATTATCGGCGCGGAAAAATCGGACGAAAAAACATTTTATGCTGTCATTCATTAAACTGATCAAAGAGAAAGGATATCACTCGGTTACTGTCAAGGACATTGTTGATGCAGCTGCATATAATCGCAGTACATTTTACATCCACTATCAAGACAAGGAAAAACTGGCAGACGATTTACTTACTTCCATGTTAGATGGGCTGGAAGCTTCTGTTGGTAAGGCCTATAAACCTGGCCGCAAAGTGTATACAACCTATCTGAATGCATCCCACTTTAATATTATTTCCTACATTTATAGACATAGAGATTTTTTTGAACTGATTAATATAGATGATACCTTACCAGGCTTGCATTTAGGTTTTCCCCAAACCATTCAAAGAATCTATAAAAATCATTTTATATTTGAAACAATTAACGACCTTCCAGTGAATATGGATTATTTTACAAATTATACCGCTTTTGGTTTTTGTGGACTGCTTAAAAATTGGGTACATAGCGATTTTAAAGTAAGTCAAGAAGAATTTATTCAAGAAGTCGTTCAATTATCGAAAACACATATTTATTCCATCCGGTATATTGGGAAAGAATAA
- a CDS encoding SDR family NAD(P)-dependent oxidoreductase, whose protein sequence is MQFENKVVLITGAAGGIGIAAAKAFAEEGAKLALVDLKQEPLEKAMASVDAKDKLLLTANVAVEDEVKAYVQKTKEHYGRIDVFINNAGVNGEFKNITEQTEENFNNVFGVNTMGAFFGLKYVLEIMKEQKAGAVVNTASNGGLLGAPGMSAYVASKHAVIGLNKTAALEMADFGVRVNAVAPSGVNTQMMRSIEKNAMGDNAEEARTAFEASVPMNRYATAEEIADLIVFLSSEKASFISGSYYRIDGGQGATSV, encoded by the coding sequence ATGCAATTTGAAAATAAAGTTGTTTTAATCACTGGCGCAGCTGGCGGTATTGGTATTGCAGCTGCAAAAGCGTTTGCCGAAGAAGGGGCAAAATTAGCTTTGGTTGACCTGAAGCAGGAACCTTTAGAAAAAGCAATGGCATCGGTGGATGCAAAAGACAAGTTATTGTTAACAGCAAACGTTGCTGTAGAAGATGAAGTAAAAGCATATGTTCAAAAAACGAAAGAGCATTATGGAAGAATTGATGTATTTATCAATAATGCTGGAGTCAATGGCGAGTTTAAAAATATCACGGAACAAACAGAAGAAAATTTCAATAATGTATTTGGTGTGAACACGATGGGAGCTTTCTTCGGTTTGAAATACGTATTGGAAATAATGAAAGAGCAAAAAGCGGGTGCCGTTGTGAACACAGCTTCCAATGGTGGCTTGCTGGGAGCGCCGGGAATGAGCGCCTATGTTGCATCTAAACATGCAGTCATTGGTTTAAATAAAACAGCAGCGCTTGAAATGGCGGACTTTGGTGTTCGAGTGAACGCAGTTGCCCCATCAGGTGTTAACACGCAAATGATGCGCAGTATTGAGAAAAACGCCATGGGAGACAATGCAGAAGAAGCAAGAACAGCATTTGAAGCTTCCGTTCCTATGAATCGCTATGCGACTGCGGAAGAAATCGCTGATTTAATCGTATTTTTATCTTCTGAGAAGGCATCTTTTATCAGCGGATCATATTACAGAATAGACGGGGGCCAAGGAGCGACATCCGTTTAA
- a CDS encoding SDR family oxidoreductase — MSIKDKVIVIMGASSGIGEATSKLLAEKGAKLVIAARRLDRLEAIKEAFPEADIHIQEADVTNYEDVQKVVDLAMNTYGRIDVLYNNAGIMPTAPIVEGRRDEWQKMLDINIMGVLNGIAAVVPIMAEQKSGHMIATDSVAGHVVYPGSAVYCGTKFAVRAIMEGVRQEQRENNIKSTIISPGAVATELYQTISDKEVAEALHQDQLESGLTSEDIASAVVFAIDTPDRISVNDMIVRPTGQPV, encoded by the coding sequence ATGTCAATAAAAGATAAAGTAATCGTAATTATGGGTGCTTCAAGCGGAATTGGGGAGGCAACTTCCAAACTGCTTGCTGAAAAAGGTGCGAAGCTGGTTATTGCTGCACGTCGATTAGACCGTCTGGAAGCAATCAAAGAAGCATTTCCTGAGGCAGATATTCATATTCAAGAAGCAGATGTTACCAACTATGAAGATGTACAAAAAGTAGTGGACCTTGCGATGAATACGTATGGAAGAATTGATGTCCTTTATAATAATGCAGGTATTATGCCAACTGCTCCAATCGTAGAAGGGCGCCGTGATGAATGGCAGAAAATGCTTGATATCAATATCATGGGTGTTTTAAATGGAATTGCGGCAGTGGTACCGATTATGGCAGAGCAAAAATCAGGCCATATGATAGCAACGGACTCTGTTGCAGGCCACGTCGTTTATCCTGGTTCCGCTGTGTACTGCGGAACCAAATTTGCAGTCCGTGCAATTATGGAAGGGGTAAGACAGGAACAGCGCGAAAATAATATTAAATCGACCATTATCTCACCAGGAGCAGTTGCAACCGAATTGTATCAAACCATTAGTGATAAAGAGGTTGCGGAAGCTCTTCATCAAGATCAGCTGGAATCTGGATTAACTTCTGAAGATATTGCATCTGCAGTTGTGTTTGCGATTGACACACCGGATCGCATATCCGTTAATGATATGATTGTGCGACCGACTGGTCAACCCGTTTAA
- a CDS encoding NAD(P)/FAD-dependent oxidoreductase has product MLYDCAVIGGGPAGLNASLVLGRGRKEVILLDDGAPRNAVTQGSHNFITRDGIKPVEFRKAAHADLRKYPGISIQKERVSDIVQNDTVFRIQTERGQDYEAQTIILATGLKDILPEIEGIHDFYGTSLFACPFCDGWELKNIPLVYIADGAHSFHGIKMISNWNRDMVVCTNGKESLSAEERDILTQKQIKVIDDEILRLQGDNGQLKTIQFKNGKELHKEAGFVSSNMEQASPFAKRLGLELNDMGGIKTDSQGRTSVKGIYAGGDTASGPPQLVIAASEGSKAAIGVISDFVEDTF; this is encoded by the coding sequence ATGTTGTATGATTGCGCTGTTATCGGGGGAGGGCCTGCTGGATTAAATGCTTCGCTTGTTTTAGGCAGAGGAAGAAAAGAAGTGATTTTATTAGATGATGGTGCTCCACGCAATGCGGTTACACAGGGCTCCCATAATTTTATAACCAGAGATGGAATAAAGCCAGTTGAATTTAGAAAGGCGGCGCATGCAGATTTAAGGAAGTATCCTGGTATATCGATTCAGAAAGAGCGGGTGTCGGATATTGTACAAAACGACACTGTTTTTCGAATTCAAACAGAGAGAGGTCAAGACTACGAAGCTCAAACCATTATTCTGGCGACAGGACTCAAAGATATATTACCTGAAATCGAAGGAATCCATGATTTTTATGGAACGAGTCTGTTTGCCTGTCCTTTCTGTGATGGATGGGAATTAAAGAATATTCCATTGGTTTATATTGCCGATGGAGCACATTCCTTTCATGGTATAAAAATGATTTCCAATTGGAATAGGGATATGGTTGTTTGCACCAATGGAAAAGAAAGTTTATCTGCGGAAGAAAGAGATATTTTAACACAAAAGCAAATAAAGGTGATAGATGATGAAATTCTGCGATTGCAAGGAGACAATGGACAATTAAAAACGATTCAGTTTAAAAATGGGAAAGAACTGCATAAAGAAGCGGGTTTTGTATCTTCTAACATGGAGCAGGCTTCCCCCTTTGCCAAACGCCTGGGTTTAGAGTTGAATGATATGGGCGGGATTAAAACAGATTCGCAAGGCCGGACAAGTGTGAAAGGAATTTATGCCGGCGGAGATACTGCATCTGGCCCGCCGCAGCTGGTTATTGCAGCCAGTGAAGGGAGTAAAGCGGCGATTGGGGTCATTAGTGATTTTGTGGAAGATACATTTTAA
- a CDS encoding prepilin peptidase has translation MEVFYSLFFFLFGAVFGSFYNVVGLRSPRGETFTTDRSYCPYCKKTLHWYELIPIVSYLMQFGKCRKCQSSISPLYPIIECSTGALFLISFWNFGFDWELFTAVLFVSMLMIILVSDIRYMIIENKILFFFLPLFIIMRIISPLTPWWSPIIGAVLVSVLLALIIIVSRGGMGAGDMKLFFVLGIVLGADKVILAFFLAAFLGAVIGILLIAFKWIERKQPVPFGPYIVVGAFIAYFYGDAIISWYMGLL, from the coding sequence TTGGAGGTATTTTATAGTCTTTTTTTCTTTTTATTTGGAGCTGTATTTGGTTCTTTTTACAATGTAGTTGGTTTACGCTCGCCGAGAGGAGAAACATTTACGACAGACAGGTCTTATTGCCCGTACTGTAAAAAAACATTGCATTGGTATGAGCTCATTCCGATTGTTTCTTATCTTATGCAATTTGGAAAATGCCGGAAGTGTCAGAGCAGCATTTCTCCGCTATATCCGATCATTGAATGTAGCACAGGCGCCTTATTCCTGATTAGTTTTTGGAATTTTGGTTTTGATTGGGAATTATTTACAGCTGTATTGTTCGTATCGATGTTGATGATTATTCTCGTTTCCGATATCCGATATATGATCATTGAAAACAAAATTTTATTCTTTTTCCTGCCATTATTTATTATCATGCGAATCATTTCCCCTTTAACCCCCTGGTGGTCGCCAATTATTGGAGCGGTTCTTGTGAGTGTTTTACTTGCTCTCATTATTATTGTAAGCCGTGGCGGAATGGGAGCAGGAGATATGAAGTTATTCTTTGTTTTAGGCATTGTACTGGGAGCAGATAAGGTAATCCTTGCTTTCTTTTTAGCAGCATTTCTTGGAGCAGTGATTGGCATATTGCTGATTGCGTTCAAATGGATTGAAAGAAAACAGCCGGTGCCTTTTGGTCCTTATATTGTGGTTGGCGCTTTTATTGCATACTTTTATGGTGATGCTATTATCAGTTGGTATATGGGATTATTGTGA
- a CDS encoding SDR family oxidoreductase: MSNRFEGKVVLITGAGSGLGQASALQVAKEGAKLSLVDLNAASLEETKNKVLELAPKAEVLIITADVSDEKAVENYVNQTVQQYATIDAFFNNAGIEGKQNLTEDYGIDEFQKVVNINLNGVFYGMKHVLKVMKEQGTGSIVNTASVGGIRGVGNQSGYAASKHGVTGLTKNSGIEYGQYGISIKAIAPGAIMTPMVEGSLKQMDPDNWEEVGKEFVKPNPMKRFGKPEEVGYLVAFLLSDQADFINATVISIDGGQSDKY, from the coding sequence ATGAGTAATCGTTTTGAGGGCAAAGTTGTCTTAATTACCGGGGCAGGATCTGGTTTAGGTCAGGCATCTGCTTTGCAGGTAGCAAAAGAAGGAGCAAAACTATCTCTTGTTGATTTAAATGCAGCTTCTTTAGAAGAAACAAAAAATAAAGTGTTAGAATTAGCGCCAAAAGCAGAAGTATTGATAATAACAGCAGATGTCTCCGATGAAAAAGCTGTTGAAAACTACGTCAATCAGACCGTTCAGCAGTATGCTACGATTGATGCTTTCTTCAACAATGCAGGAATTGAAGGAAAACAAAACCTGACAGAGGATTATGGTATTGATGAATTTCAAAAGGTCGTCAATATAAACTTAAACGGCGTATTCTATGGCATGAAGCACGTGTTAAAAGTAATGAAAGAACAAGGTACTGGTTCCATTGTGAATACGGCCTCGGTCGGAGGGATTCGTGGTGTCGGAAACCAATCGGGTTATGCCGCCAGTAAGCATGGTGTTACTGGATTAACTAAAAACTCCGGTATTGAATACGGACAGTATGGTATTAGCATTAAAGCAATTGCTCCAGGCGCTATCATGACACCAATGGTAGAAGGATCATTAAAACAAATGGATCCGGATAATTGGGAAGAGGTCGGAAAGGAATTTGTGAAACCAAATCCGATGAAACGTTTTGGGAAACCAGAAGAAGTAGGATATTTAGTGGCATTCTTGCTTTCTGATCAAGCCGATTTTATCAATGCAACCGTTATTTCGATTGATGGCGGGCAGTCGGATAAATACTAA